Proteins found in one Solitalea lacus genomic segment:
- a CDS encoding lactonase family protein, with product MKKLIFLILTFLYAGMQAKAQAPAASTTEYFLLVGTYTDNSKSEGIYVYRFNPVTLKFTPVSTMKSENPSYLAISPNKKVVYAVNENGNNNGSVSAFTFNNQTGILKFVNKQPSNGDHPCYIDVDASGKNVIATNYTGGNLALFKTNGDGSLNPALQTIKHEGKGAVEGRQEGSHVHSAQFSPDGNYVFAADLGNDRLYKYAFYPASTTDVLVAGNPAFYTLPAGSGPRHFTFHPNRRYCYLLDELSGKINVFSYSEGNLNELQTIAADKTAGINNKGSADIHITPNGKFLYATNRITSNEIVSYKVDVSGKLTEIGRNATGVHPRNFTIDPSGKFVLVATRDNNNITVFKINQKTGKLEETKSRLSVDKPVCLKMIRIAK from the coding sequence ATGAAAAAGCTAATTTTCCTAATCCTAACCTTTCTTTATGCCGGTATGCAAGCAAAAGCTCAGGCTCCGGCTGCATCAACAACCGAATATTTTTTATTGGTTGGAACCTACACCGATAACAGCAAAAGTGAAGGTATTTACGTCTATCGTTTTAACCCGGTAACGTTGAAGTTTACCCCGGTAAGTACGATGAAAAGTGAAAACCCTTCTTATCTGGCTATTTCTCCTAATAAAAAAGTTGTCTATGCTGTAAATGAAAACGGAAACAACAATGGGTCTGTAAGTGCATTTACCTTTAATAACCAAACAGGAATATTAAAATTTGTAAACAAGCAACCTTCAAACGGCGATCATCCGTGCTATATTGATGTAGATGCCTCTGGGAAAAACGTAATTGCAACAAATTATACCGGCGGTAACTTAGCTTTGTTTAAAACTAATGGAGATGGTTCGCTTAATCCGGCTTTGCAAACAATTAAACATGAGGGCAAAGGCGCAGTTGAAGGTCGTCAGGAAGGCTCTCACGTACATAGTGCCCAATTTTCTCCTGATGGTAATTATGTTTTTGCCGCAGATTTAGGAAACGATCGATTGTATAAGTATGCATTTTATCCGGCAAGTACTACCGATGTGCTTGTGGCGGGAAATCCTGCGTTTTATACATTGCCAGCCGGCTCTGGTCCTCGTCATTTTACTTTTCATCCAAATCGCCGTTATTGCTACCTTTTGGATGAGTTAAGTGGAAAAATTAATGTTTTCTCTTATTCAGAGGGTAACTTGAATGAGTTACAAACAATTGCTGCAGATAAAACAGCAGGTATAAATAATAAAGGGAGTGCAGATATTCATATAACCCCTAACGGCAAGTTTTTATATGCTACCAATAGAATAACTAGTAACGAAATTGTAAGTTATAAAGTTGATGTAAGTGGCAAATTGACTGAGATTGGTCGTAATGCTACAGGAGTACACCCTCGTAATTTCACGATCGATCCTTCTGGTAAATTTGTATTGGTGGCTACCCGTGATAATAATAACATTACTGTTTTTAAAATCAATCAAAAGACTGGCAAGCTGGAAGAAACAAAGTCGAGATTAAGTGTGGATAAACCGGTTTGTTTAAAAATGATTCGCATTGCAAAGTAA
- a CDS encoding DUF6913 domain-containing protein → MKQQLTNYFLKKAANQTPKQGKSINLEEAGSFLFLFSATSINEIKAIKSIVAQDEFKQKKITTLGVIDAKDLPEFRTEAHNFSFITNKDLNLLNLPKEEKLDEIQSAQFDVLINLAAEPNKSISYLALKANAGFKISKYQEEESFVYDFMINCKKDTSIVNFTAQVLHYLSLIK, encoded by the coding sequence ATGAAACAACAATTAACCAACTATTTTTTAAAAAAAGCCGCCAACCAAACACCAAAGCAGGGAAAATCAATTAACCTGGAGGAGGCGGGCAGTTTTTTATTTTTGTTTAGTGCTACAAGTATTAACGAAATTAAAGCTATCAAATCAATTGTAGCACAGGATGAATTTAAGCAAAAGAAAATTACAACTTTGGGAGTAATTGATGCCAAAGATCTGCCTGAATTTAGAACGGAGGCTCATAATTTTAGCTTTATTACTAATAAAGATTTAAATTTGCTCAACTTACCCAAAGAAGAAAAACTTGATGAAATTCAATCGGCACAGTTCGATGTATTGATTAATCTGGCTGCTGAACCTAATAAGAGCATTTCTTACCTGGCACTAAAAGCCAATGCCGGTTTTAAAATATCAAAATATCAAGAGGAAGAAAGTTTTGTTTATGATTTCATGATAAATTGTAAAAAAGACACAAGTATTGTTAATTTTACAGCCCAAGTATTACATTATCTTTCTTTAATAAAATGA
- a CDS encoding group III truncated hemoglobin — protein sequence MTQVTTHKTDIQNFSDIQLLVNNFYGRIQADELLGPIFNAVIQNNWPQHLEKMYTFWNTVLFSEPGYTGSPFPPHAKLPIDKLHFDHWLSIFKETVNENFAGVKADEAIWRGERMAEMFNFKLEHFKQSGNKFIQ from the coding sequence ATGACACAAGTAACGACACATAAGACTGATATTCAAAACTTTTCAGATATTCAACTGCTAGTAAACAATTTTTACGGCCGAATACAAGCAGACGAATTATTAGGTCCAATATTTAACGCCGTAATACAAAATAACTGGCCCCAACATCTTGAAAAAATGTACACGTTTTGGAATACTGTACTTTTTTCCGAACCAGGATACACAGGCAGTCCATTTCCTCCACATGCAAAGCTGCCAATTGACAAACTTCATTTTGATCACTGGCTTTCCATCTTCAAAGAAACTGTAAATGAAAACTTTGCAGGAGTAAAAGCTGACGAAGCCATTTGGAGAGGCGAACGGATGGCCGAAATGTTTAATTTTAAATTGGAACACTTTAAACAAAGTGGTAACAAGTTCATTCAATAA
- the dapA gene encoding 4-hydroxy-tetrahydrodipicolinate synthase yields MSTQLKGTGVALVTPFNPDGSVDYSGLKNLIEHLIAGGVEYLVPMGTTGETATLSKEEKQKIFDFVLETNNKRVPLVAGIGGNNTVAIAEQVKNFNSEGFSAILSVSPYYNKPIQEGIYQHYKIVAENAPLPIILYNVPGRTGSNMTAETTLRLAELPNIIGIKEASGNFEQFMEIIKYKPKDFLFISGDDGLALPMISLGADGVISVVGNAFPKDFSAMIRKCLEGKFDEARLLHYKLTDIINMLFAEGSPAGVKTFLKELGICGQTVRLPLVNVSSTLETKIVNAVKNY; encoded by the coding sequence ATGAGTACACAATTGAAAGGAACGGGAGTTGCGTTGGTTACTCCATTTAATCCGGATGGCAGTGTTGATTATTCGGGTTTAAAAAATTTGATAGAGCATTTAATTGCCGGTGGAGTTGAATACCTGGTTCCAATGGGAACTACTGGTGAAACAGCAACCCTTTCCAAAGAAGAAAAACAAAAGATTTTCGATTTTGTACTCGAAACCAATAACAAACGAGTTCCTTTGGTTGCCGGAATTGGAGGCAATAACACTGTAGCTATTGCTGAACAGGTTAAAAATTTCAATTCAGAAGGTTTCTCTGCTATCCTCTCAGTTAGCCCATACTATAATAAACCTATACAAGAAGGGATTTATCAACATTATAAAATAGTGGCTGAAAATGCTCCACTTCCGATAATTTTATACAATGTACCCGGACGTACAGGATCAAACATGACTGCTGAAACGACTTTACGATTAGCTGAATTACCAAATATTATCGGAATAAAAGAAGCGTCAGGAAATTTTGAGCAGTTTATGGAAATCATCAAGTATAAACCCAAAGATTTCCTGTTTATTTCTGGTGATGATGGACTTGCTTTACCAATGATTTCGTTGGGTGCCGATGGAGTTATTTCTGTAGTAGGAAATGCATTTCCTAAAGATTTCTCTGCAATGATTAGAAAATGTCTTGAAGGCAAATTTGATGAAGCTCGTTTATTGCATTACAAATTAACGGATATTATCAACATGCTTTTTGCTGAAGGAAGTCCTGCTGGAGTAAAAACTTTCTTAAAAGAGCTAGGTATTTGTGGTCAAACAGTACGTTTACCTCTGGTAAATGTCAGCAGTACACTCGAAACAAAAATTGTTAACGCAGTGAAAAACTACTAA
- a CDS encoding DJ-1/PfpI family protein, with protein sequence MKKNILFLTGDFAEDYETMVPFQMLLMIGHEVHAVCPDKKKGDYITTAIHDFDGFQTYSEKPGHRFVLNYSFADVQASKYDAIVIAGGRAPEYLRLNSKVIELVKHFADNNKPIAAICHGIQILTAANVVKGKKLTAYPAVGPEVTLAGGTYVDVPATEVVVDGTLVTSPAWPGHPRWIAEFLKVLGTKIEL encoded by the coding sequence ATGAAAAAGAACATTCTCTTCCTCACTGGCGATTTTGCTGAGGACTATGAAACGATGGTTCCGTTTCAAATGCTATTAATGATAGGACATGAAGTTCATGCTGTTTGTCCTGACAAGAAAAAGGGAGATTATATTACAACTGCAATTCATGATTTTGATGGGTTTCAAACCTATAGTGAAAAACCTGGTCATCGATTTGTTTTGAACTATTCCTTTGCTGATGTTCAGGCATCAAAATACGACGCTATTGTTATTGCCGGAGGAAGGGCACCTGAATACCTTCGCCTAAATTCTAAAGTGATTGAATTAGTAAAACACTTTGCTGATAACAACAAACCCATTGCTGCAATTTGTCATGGAATTCAAATTTTAACAGCTGCAAATGTAGTGAAGGGTAAAAAACTAACTGCTTACCCTGCTGTTGGACCTGAGGTAACCTTAGCAGGAGGAACCTATGTTGATGTGCCTGCAACAGAAGTTGTTGTGGATGGAACATTGGTTACTTCCCCTGCCTGGCCGGGGCATCCAAGATGGATTGCCGAGTTTTTGAAAGTATTAGGGACTAAAATTGAATTATAA
- the ligA gene encoding NAD-dependent DNA ligase LigA, with protein MQHQEAQKLIAELTAELNQHNYNYYVLAMPTISDYDFDQKLKQLDALEKQFPDLQDPDSPTLKVGGEITKSFKTVKHKYPMLSLGNTYSEQELLDFDARVRKAIGDNFEYVCELKFDGLSMSFTYRNGKLIQAVTRGDGTKGDDVTTNVKTIKTIPHQLKGDNIPEEFEIRGEVFIHIAAFEKLNAEREENGEQPFANPRNFASGTIKMQDSAEVARRPLDCFLYFLYLENAPFKTHWESLHAIKSWGFKASEHAKLCKSMDEVLDFIHKYESERHKLSYDIDGIVIKVNSYAQQQELGFTAKSPRWAISYKYKAEEVETQLLSITYQVGRTGAVTPVANLKPVQLAGTTVKRATLHNANEIERLDVRAGDTVLVEKGGEIIPKIIKVNLDKRPANSQPTIFTQTCPECETQLIRNEGEAAWYCPNDTGCPPQIIGKMQHFTGRKAMNIDSLGDETIVQLYNAELLHNISDIYALKDKKVQLLQLDRMGEKSANNIIEGIELSKQMPFEKVLFGLGIRYVGETVAKKLAQHFKDIDKLMQANFDELVAVNEIGTRIAESVIDYFKIQEHRLVIEQLKADGLQFTIEEKEVLLESNKLDGKTFLISGVFENFSRDALKDLIETNGGKMLSSISSKLNFLVAGDNMGPSKLQKATDLNIPIISEQELLNMLN; from the coding sequence ATGCAACATCAAGAAGCTCAAAAATTAATTGCTGAACTGACAGCCGAACTCAATCAACATAACTACAACTACTATGTCTTGGCAATGCCTACTATTTCAGACTATGATTTTGATCAGAAACTGAAACAATTAGATGCATTGGAAAAACAGTTCCCTGATCTTCAAGATCCAGACTCTCCTACTCTTAAAGTGGGAGGAGAAATTACCAAATCCTTTAAAACTGTAAAACATAAATACCCAATGCTATCGTTGGGTAATACCTATTCAGAGCAAGAGTTACTTGATTTTGATGCAAGGGTTAGAAAAGCTATTGGAGACAACTTTGAATATGTGTGTGAGCTAAAATTTGACGGTTTGTCAATGAGCTTTACTTATCGCAACGGTAAGCTAATACAAGCAGTTACACGTGGCGATGGGACCAAAGGCGATGATGTAACCACCAACGTAAAAACCATCAAAACCATTCCACACCAGCTTAAAGGAGATAACATTCCGGAAGAGTTTGAAATACGGGGTGAAGTGTTTATACATATTGCTGCTTTTGAAAAGCTTAATGCTGAGCGCGAAGAAAATGGAGAACAACCGTTTGCCAATCCACGTAATTTTGCTTCAGGAACAATTAAGATGCAAGACTCTGCCGAAGTGGCACGTCGCCCTCTTGATTGTTTTTTATATTTCCTTTATTTAGAAAACGCTCCATTCAAAACACATTGGGAAAGCTTGCATGCTATAAAAAGTTGGGGCTTTAAAGCTTCTGAACATGCTAAGCTTTGTAAAAGCATGGATGAAGTCTTAGACTTCATCCATAAGTACGAGTCTGAACGTCACAAGCTTTCTTATGATATTGATGGCATAGTGATTAAGGTAAACAGTTACGCTCAACAACAAGAGTTGGGCTTTACAGCCAAATCTCCCCGTTGGGCCATTTCCTATAAATACAAAGCCGAAGAAGTTGAGACCCAACTATTATCTATCACCTATCAAGTTGGCCGGACTGGTGCTGTTACTCCGGTTGCTAACTTAAAGCCAGTTCAATTGGCTGGAACAACTGTAAAACGAGCCACATTACATAACGCTAACGAAATAGAACGTTTAGATGTACGGGCTGGAGATACTGTTTTGGTTGAAAAAGGAGGAGAAATAATTCCTAAGATTATAAAAGTGAACCTGGATAAGCGTCCGGCAAACTCTCAGCCTACCATTTTCACCCAAACCTGTCCTGAGTGTGAAACACAACTAATCAGAAATGAAGGTGAGGCGGCTTGGTATTGCCCAAATGACACTGGTTGCCCGCCTCAGATTATTGGCAAAATGCAACACTTTACCGGGCGCAAGGCCATGAATATTGATAGTCTTGGAGATGAAACTATCGTTCAATTATATAATGCAGAATTATTGCATAACATTTCCGATATCTACGCATTAAAAGACAAAAAAGTCCAGTTACTACAATTGGACCGTATGGGTGAAAAATCGGCAAATAATATAATTGAAGGTATTGAGCTTTCAAAGCAAATGCCTTTTGAGAAGGTATTATTTGGTTTAGGAATCAGGTATGTGGGTGAAACTGTTGCAAAAAAACTGGCTCAGCATTTTAAAGACATAGACAAGCTGATGCAAGCCAATTTTGACGAGTTAGTTGCGGTTAATGAAATTGGTACCCGCATTGCAGAAAGCGTCATCGACTATTTTAAAATTCAGGAGCATCGTTTAGTTATTGAACAACTAAAAGCCGACGGACTCCAATTCACTATAGAAGAAAAAGAAGTTTTACTGGAAAGCAATAAATTAGATGGAAAAACATTCTTAATATCAGGAGTATTCGAAAATTTTAGCCGAGATGCTTTGAAAGACCTTATTGAAACAAATGGAGGAAAAATGCTTAGTAGTATTTCATCTAAACTAAACTTCCTTGTCGCTGGTGACAATATGGGACCTTCAAAACTTCAAAAGGCAACCGATCTGAATATTCCTATTATTTCTGAACAAGAATTATTGAATATGCTGAATTAA
- the tyrS gene encoding tyrosine--tRNA ligase codes for MNFVEELRWRGMLHDIMPGTEEKLNEGVIAGYIGFDPTADSLHVGHLTQIMTLIHFQKAGHKPYALVGGATGMVGDPSGKSEERNLLSADILNHNQACIKAQLEKFLDFDSGANSAEMVNNYDWFRDFSFLDFIRDVGKHITVNYMMAKDSVRRRLEGETGMSFTEFSYQLVQGYDFYYLWKNKGCLLQMGGSDQWGNIVTGTEFIRRKDHGEAFALTTQLIKKSDGTKFGKTESGAVWLDPAKTSPYKFYQFWLNASDEDAKSWIRIFTLKSKEELDALDAEHDAAPHLRILQKALAKDITIRVHSEADYETAVKSSEFLFGNGSIDFLTGMSESNLLGIFDGIEQFSVSKEELSGGVNVVDLLGEKAKVFPSKSEAKKMIQGGGVSINKAKVGGIEDIINQSSLINDKFIVAQKGKKNYYLLIAE; via the coding sequence ATGAATTTCGTAGAAGAATTGCGTTGGCGCGGCATGTTGCATGATATTATGCCCGGTACAGAAGAAAAACTGAATGAAGGTGTTATTGCCGGTTATATTGGCTTTGATCCGACAGCAGACTCATTGCATGTTGGTCATTTAACCCAAATAATGACACTTATTCACTTTCAGAAAGCCGGACATAAACCCTATGCTTTGGTTGGCGGTGCTACCGGCATGGTGGGTGATCCATCAGGCAAATCGGAAGAGCGTAATTTACTTTCTGCGGATATTCTTAATCATAATCAAGCGTGTATTAAAGCCCAACTTGAAAAATTCCTTGACTTTGACAGTGGTGCTAATAGTGCTGAAATGGTGAATAACTATGACTGGTTTAGGGACTTTAGTTTCCTTGATTTTATCCGCGATGTTGGTAAACACATTACGGTTAATTACATGATGGCTAAAGATTCTGTTCGTCGTCGCTTAGAAGGCGAAACCGGTATGTCATTTACTGAATTTAGCTACCAGTTGGTGCAAGGGTACGATTTTTACTATTTGTGGAAAAATAAAGGATGTTTACTGCAAATGGGAGGCTCTGATCAGTGGGGTAACATTGTTACAGGAACTGAGTTTATCCGTAGGAAAGATCATGGTGAAGCATTTGCTTTAACTACTCAGTTGATCAAAAAATCAGATGGAACCAAATTTGGTAAGACTGAAAGTGGTGCAGTTTGGTTAGATCCAGCCAAAACATCACCGTATAAATTCTACCAGTTTTGGTTAAATGCAAGTGATGAAGATGCTAAATCCTGGATCCGCATTTTTACTCTTAAATCTAAAGAAGAATTAGATGCCTTGGATGCAGAACACGATGCAGCTCCTCATTTGCGTATTTTGCAGAAGGCATTGGCAAAGGATATTACCATTCGTGTTCACTCAGAAGCAGACTACGAAACGGCAGTAAAATCATCGGAGTTTTTGTTTGGAAATGGTTCAATAGACTTCTTAACAGGCATGAGTGAGTCTAACCTGTTAGGCATTTTTGATGGTATAGAGCAATTCTCTGTTTCTAAAGAAGAATTATCTGGCGGTGTTAATGTGGTTGATCTTTTAGGAGAAAAAGCAAAGGTGTTTCCTTCAAAAAGTGAGGCTAAAAAGATGATCCAGGGAGGCGGTGTTAGTATTAATAAAGCTAAAGTGGGGGGGATTGAAGACATCATTAACCAATCAAGCCTAATTAATGATAAATTTATTGTAGCTCAAAAAGGCAAAAAGAACTATTATTTGCTGATCGCTGAGTAA
- a CDS encoding DUF4149 domain-containing protein, producing the protein MKNRNLSLPIAITFMWLGCVCAISFLEAPVKFTAPHLTLQVGVEVGRQVFKALNKAEIVFCAIILCFTFINQWSRSIRIISSTIALIVLLQSVWLLPALHLRVDQIINGATPPPSNLHYLYILLDVLKVVGLVLLGINQFNYYKEKCLQDYFISK; encoded by the coding sequence ATGAAAAACCGTAACCTCTCGTTACCCATTGCTATTACCTTTATGTGGCTTGGATGTGTATGCGCCATAAGTTTTCTGGAAGCCCCTGTAAAGTTTACCGCACCGCATTTAACACTGCAAGTAGGCGTAGAGGTAGGTCGACAAGTATTTAAAGCCCTGAATAAAGCAGAAATTGTTTTTTGCGCTATTATACTATGTTTTACATTTATAAACCAATGGAGTAGGTCTATTCGAATTATTTCCTCAACCATTGCTCTTATAGTACTATTGCAATCAGTTTGGTTATTACCCGCCTTACATTTGAGAGTAGATCAGATTATCAATGGAGCAACTCCACCCCCATCCAACCTGCATTATCTTTATATATTATTGGATGTTTTGAAAGTTGTAGGATTAGTATTACTTGGGATAAATCAGTTCAATTACTATAAAGAAAAGTGCCTTCAAGATTATTTTATCAGTAAGTAG
- a CDS encoding aminotransferase class I/II-fold pyridoxal phosphate-dependent enzyme: protein MDIFEKIKEKRGPIGQHSKWAHGYFAFPKLEGEIGPHMMFRGKEHLVWSLNNYLGLANHPEVRKADAEGAAQYGLALPMGARMMSGNSNNHEALEKELAEFVGFEDAFLLNYGYQGMLSIIDTLVDRHDVIVYDAESHACIIDGVRLHQGKRYVYTHNDMESLEKQLQRAEKLIEGTSGAILVITEGVFGMSGVQGNLKDIVALKEKYNFRLLVDDAHGFGTMGKTGAGTHEEQGCIEGIDIYFGTFAKSMAGIGGFVASSEQVVEFLRYNMRSQTFAKSIPMPMVVGLRKRLELLKSNPQLKENLWKIVNALQGGLKELGFDIGKTNSPVTPVFMHGSLTEATNLIVDLRENYGIFCSIVTYPVIPKGLLMLRLIPTAAHSLEDVKRTLSAFSEVKVKLSEGQYKETVEFAAPR, encoded by the coding sequence TTGGATATTTTTGAGAAGATCAAGGAGAAAAGAGGACCAATCGGGCAGCATTCAAAATGGGCTCATGGTTATTTCGCATTTCCTAAATTGGAAGGCGAAATTGGCCCTCATATGATGTTTCGCGGTAAAGAACACCTCGTTTGGAGTTTGAATAACTATCTGGGTTTGGCCAATCATCCCGAAGTGCGTAAAGCGGATGCTGAAGGTGCAGCTCAATATGGGTTGGCATTGCCAATGGGTGCCCGTATGATGTCGGGTAACTCCAACAATCACGAAGCTTTAGAAAAAGAACTTGCAGAATTTGTAGGTTTTGAAGATGCATTCCTATTAAATTACGGATATCAGGGCATGTTATCAATCATTGATACATTGGTTGATCGTCATGATGTTATCGTTTATGATGCTGAATCACACGCATGTATTATTGACGGTGTTCGTTTACACCAAGGCAAACGCTATGTGTACACTCATAACGATATGGAAAGCCTTGAAAAACAATTGCAACGTGCAGAAAAATTAATTGAAGGTACTTCTGGTGCTATTCTGGTTATTACCGAAGGTGTATTTGGTATGTCAGGTGTACAAGGAAACCTTAAAGATATTGTTGCACTTAAAGAAAAATACAACTTCAGATTATTGGTTGATGATGCTCATGGTTTCGGAACAATGGGTAAAACAGGTGCCGGTACACATGAGGAGCAGGGATGTATTGAAGGTATAGATATTTATTTCGGTACTTTCGCAAAATCAATGGCGGGAATTGGCGGCTTTGTTGCCAGTTCAGAGCAGGTTGTTGAATTTTTACGCTATAATATGCGTTCTCAGACTTTTGCCAAATCTATCCCTATGCCTATGGTGGTGGGTTTACGTAAACGTTTAGAGTTGCTGAAATCGAATCCTCAATTAAAGGAAAATCTTTGGAAAATTGTTAATGCCTTACAGGGTGGTTTAAAGGAGCTTGGTTTCGATATCGGTAAAACCAATTCTCCTGTAACTCCAGTGTTTATGCATGGTTCATTGACTGAAGCTACCAACCTTATTGTTGACTTGCGTGAGAATTATGGTATCTTCTGCTCTATTGTAACTTATCCTGTAATTCCTAAGGGATTATTGATGTTACGCCTAATTCCTACAGCGGCGCATAGCCTTGAAGACGTAAAACGTACATTAAGTGCATTCAGCGAGGTGAAAGTGAAATTAAGCGAAGGACAATACAAGGAAACAGTAGAATTTGCTGCTCCGCGTTAA
- a CDS encoding histone H1 — translation MKKFNDFKSLLDSLEADADKFYNKGNNAAGTRVRKGMQDLKNLAQEIRKEIQDEKTKAEA, via the coding sequence ATGAAAAAATTTAATGACTTTAAATCTTTGTTGGACTCACTAGAAGCTGATGCAGACAAGTTTTACAACAAAGGTAACAATGCTGCGGGTACCCGTGTTCGCAAGGGTATGCAAGACTTAAAAAACCTTGCGCAGGAAATTCGTAAGGAAATCCAAGATGAAAAAACCAAAGCAGAAGCTTAG